From Xylanibacter oryzae DSM 17970, a single genomic window includes:
- the murB gene encoding UDP-N-acetylmuramate dehydrogenase: protein MKEENNYSLLRHNTFGIDVTCSKFIEFESVEELQNIVCNISENDMPLLIIGGGSNLLLTGDYRGTVIHSAIKGHEILQTDDGVLIRCGSGEVWDDIVLFSVCNGWYGMENLSLIPGEVGASAIQNIGAYGVEAKDLIYKVEAVELATGNLVEFSNSDCLYSYRQSKFKKEWRDKYIITYVTYKLSKNYTPRLNYGNIRSKLLEMGIVKPSAVQLRNTIIDIRNSKLPDPKVEGNAGSFFMNPIVLTSKYEELAKKYDEMPHYKIDSEHEKIPAGWMIEQCGWKGKSLGNAGVHDKQALVLVNKGGATGKEILNLCTTIIADVKSKFDIDIYPEVNIK, encoded by the coding sequence GTGAAAGAAGAAAATAATTATAGTCTATTAAGACACAATACATTCGGTATAGACGTTACATGTAGTAAATTTATCGAATTTGAAAGTGTTGAGGAGTTGCAGAACATTGTGTGCAATATTTCAGAAAATGATATGCCTTTACTTATTATTGGTGGAGGAAGCAATCTCTTGCTTACAGGCGACTATCGAGGAACCGTTATACATTCAGCCATAAAAGGACATGAAATACTCCAAACAGATGATGGTGTATTAATTAGATGCGGTAGTGGTGAGGTTTGGGATGATATTGTTTTGTTTTCTGTTTGTAATGGATGGTATGGAATGGAGAATCTATCGCTTATTCCTGGTGAGGTTGGGGCAAGTGCTATTCAGAATATAGGTGCTTATGGAGTAGAAGCTAAAGATCTTATTTATAAAGTTGAAGCTGTTGAATTAGCGACAGGTAATCTTGTCGAATTTAGCAATTCTGATTGCCTATATTCTTATAGGCAGAGTAAATTTAAAAAAGAATGGCGTGATAAGTATATTATAACTTATGTGACTTATAAACTCTCTAAAAATTATACTCCACGTCTTAACTATGGCAATATACGTTCCAAATTATTGGAAATGGGAATAGTAAAACCATCAGCAGTTCAATTGCGTAATACTATAATTGACATAAGAAATTCTAAATTGCCTGATCCTAAAGTAGAAGGTAATGCTGGCAGTTTTTTTATGAATCCTATTGTTTTAACTAGTAAGTATGAAGAACTTGCTAAGAAGTATGACGAAATGCCTCATTATAAAATTGATTCTGAACATGAGAAAATTCCAGCAGGGTGGATGATTGAGCAATGTGGCTGGAAAGGAAAATCATTGGGTAATGCTGGTGTACATGATAAGCAAGCATTGGTTCTAGTGAACAAAGGTGGAGCAACAGGTAAAGAAATTCTTAACTTATGTACAACTATAATAGCCGATGTAAAATCAAAATTTGATATAGATATTTATCCGGAGGTAAATATAAAATGA
- a CDS encoding MBL fold metallo-hydrolase, giving the protein MNVTFLGTGTSGGVPSIGCNCDVCKSTNPKDKRLRCSVLIETDRTRILLDCGPDFRQQMLKQPFRKIDAVLLTHIHYDHVAGIDDLRPFCKFGDIPIFANEETAFGLKRAFPYCFEDKEKLYPGVPNINLNIISAHNPFRIGDIDIMPIQVIHGNMHILGFRFNSFAYITDMKSIDESEYSYLCGVKVLVVNALRFTKEHHSHQLVDDAINFSRKVGAKKTYLIHSCHHIGLHDDVNKILPHGFEMAYDGQKIVI; this is encoded by the coding sequence TTGAACGTAACATTTCTTGGAACTGGAACATCTGGTGGAGTACCTTCTATTGGCTGTAATTGTGACGTATGTAAAAGTACTAATCCTAAAGATAAACGTTTACGTTGTTCTGTATTAATTGAAACAGACCGCACAAGAATTCTTTTGGATTGTGGCCCTGATTTTAGGCAACAAATGCTTAAACAGCCATTCCGAAAAATAGATGCAGTGTTGCTCACACATATACATTATGATCATGTAGCCGGTATTGATGATTTACGCCCTTTTTGTAAATTTGGTGATATTCCAATCTTTGCAAATGAAGAAACGGCTTTCGGCTTAAAAAGAGCTTTTCCTTATTGTTTTGAAGATAAGGAAAAGTTATATCCTGGCGTTCCTAATATAAATCTTAATATTATATCAGCACATAATCCTTTTCGTATAGGCGATATTGATATAATGCCAATTCAGGTTATTCATGGTAATATGCATATATTAGGATTCAGATTTAATAGTTTTGCCTATATTACAGATATGAAGTCTATTGATGAATCTGAGTATAGTTATCTCTGTGGAGTTAAGGTTCTTGTTGTTAATGCATTAAGATTTACAAAAGAGCATCACTCTCATCAGTTAGTTGATGATGCTATTAATTTTTCTCGTAAGGTAGGTGCTAAAAAAACTTATTTGATACACTCTTGCCATCATATAGGTTTACATGATGATGTAAATAAAATATTGCCACATGGCTTTGAGATGGCTTATGACGGGCAAAAAATTGTAATATAA
- a CDS encoding phage holin family protein, translated as MFSNDKNIESIGQLIELLKDYVGLQKEYMKLDVIEKIVTLIKALAILVAGLVIATFIIIFLSFAIVYSLNNFIGIVASYCIVAAFYMLLFIIFVTFRKSLIERPLVRFLTKLLLDK; from the coding sequence ATGTTTTCAAACGATAAAAACATAGAGTCTATAGGACAACTCATTGAGCTGTTGAAAGATTACGTCGGGCTTCAGAAAGAATACATGAAGCTCGATGTAATAGAAAAAATTGTAACTTTAATTAAGGCCCTCGCTATTTTAGTCGCAGGTCTTGTGATTGCTACCTTCATAATTATTTTTCTTTCTTTTGCAATTGTGTATTCTTTGAACAATTTTATTGGCATCGTTGCATCATATTGTATAGTAGCAGCTTTTTATATGCTTTTGTTCATTATCTTTGTCACGTTTAGAAAGAGTCTTATAGAACGCCCTTTAGTAAGATTTCTAACAAAGCTATTGTTAGACAAATAA
- a CDS encoding YtxH domain-containing protein, with product MKTLGYIGAFLGGAIAGATLGLLLAPEKGTDTREKINDAVDNFCKKHNIKLSRKDMGDLVDDINDIKDDTATE from the coding sequence ATGAAAACATTAGGTTATATCGGAGCTTTTTTAGGCGGTGCTATCGCTGGAGCTACATTGGGTTTATTATTAGCTCCTGAAAAAGGAACTGATACTCGTGAAAAAATTAATGATGCCGTTGACAACTTTTGTAAAAAGCACAACATCAAGTTAAGCAGAAAAGATATGGGAGATCTTGTTGATGATATCAACGATATCAAAGATGATACTGCTACTGAATAA
- a CDS encoding SPOR domain-containing protein encodes MKKYMVICAGLCTALAFTSCKSSESAYKKAYEKAKAQETAQQPTTPMNSETEVVTPLETKPADQTKVVDNSDNVSVRQEKVTLLNGAGLKNFSIVVGSFSLKANAEGLQGQLKNAGYDAQLAYNAERNMYRVIAATFDQKADAARSRDEFRSKYPDAWLLYNIK; translated from the coding sequence ATGAAAAAGTACATGGTTATTTGTGCAGGTTTATGCACGGCATTGGCTTTCACAAGTTGTAAATCTAGCGAAAGTGCATATAAAAAAGCTTATGAGAAGGCAAAAGCTCAAGAAACAGCCCAGCAGCCAACAACACCTATGAATAGTGAAACTGAAGTGGTTACACCTTTAGAGACAAAACCTGCAGACCAGACTAAAGTAGTTGACAATTCAGACAATGTATCAGTAAGACAAGAAAAAGTTACATTGTTAAACGGTGCTGGTTTAAAAAACTTTAGTATTGTTGTCGGTTCTTTTTCTCTTAAGGCAAATGCAGAAGGTTTACAGGGACAATTGAAAAATGCAGGTTATGATGCACAGTTAGCATATAATGCCGAACGTAATATGTATCGTGTGATTGCAGCAACATTCGATCAAAAGGCAGATGCAGCACGTAGCCGTGACGAATTTCGCTCAAAGTATCCAGATGCATGGTTGCTTTATAATATTAAATAA
- the ruvX gene encoding Holliday junction resolvase RuvX yields the protein MSRILSIDYGKKRTGLAVTDSLQIISGGLATVRTCELFDYLRNYIDRESVEKIVIGEPRQVNGQPSENLARVQQFVNRWRNLVKDIPIEYYDERFTSVLAHRAMLEGGLHKKARQNKALVDEISATIILQSYLESKKKK from the coding sequence GTGTCTCGTATATTATCAATAGATTACGGAAAAAAACGAACAGGATTGGCGGTTACTGATTCTTTACAGATTATTTCTGGAGGATTGGCAACCGTCCGTACTTGTGAGTTATTTGATTATTTGAGGAACTATATTGATAGAGAATCTGTTGAAAAAATCGTAATAGGAGAGCCTCGTCAGGTTAATGGACAGCCTAGTGAAAATCTGGCTAGGGTTCAGCAATTTGTAAACAGGTGGAGAAATTTGGTTAAAGATATTCCAATAGAATATTATGATGAGCGGTTTACTTCAGTATTAGCTCATAGAGCAATGTTAGAAGGTGGTCTACACAAGAAGGCTAGACAAAATAAAGCACTGGTAGATGAAATCAGTGCTACTATTATATTACAAAGTTATTTAGAATCAAAAAAAAAGAAATGA